From the genome of Virgibacillus siamensis, one region includes:
- the murC gene encoding UDP-N-acetylmuramate--L-alanine ligase — MTTYHFIGIKGTGMSALAQILHDSGEKVQGSDVEKRFFTQEALEKKNIPILPFAESNIKEGLTIIAGNAFSDEHQEIKEAKRQGLSFYRYHEFLGEWLKQFTSIAVTGAHGKTSTTGLLAHVLNETYPISYLIGDGTGKGHVDSRYFAFEACEYRRHFLRYEPDYAIMTNIDFDHPDYYTSIDDVFKAFQSMAEKVKKGIIACGDDEQLQKIQAKVPVVYYGFAETNDFQAQNVRETDNGTEFDVFVRNTFYDTFQIPMYGDHNILNALSVIAICHYEDMKADDIKALSTFQGVKRRFTEKKIGDQILIDDYAHHPKEITATIDSARKKYPGKSITAIFQPHTFSRTKTFLQEFADSLSNADNVYLCDIFGSAREDSGKLTIHDLQERIEGSAILELSSTELLRENEDSVLIFMGAGDIQKFQQAYEEQLSLSENNRLNA; from the coding sequence ATGACAACTTACCATTTTATTGGTATCAAGGGGACCGGGATGAGCGCACTTGCCCAAATACTTCATGATTCAGGGGAAAAGGTGCAGGGTTCCGATGTGGAAAAACGTTTTTTTACACAGGAAGCATTGGAAAAGAAAAATATCCCGATTCTTCCTTTTGCAGAAAGCAACATCAAAGAGGGGTTAACCATAATCGCCGGGAATGCATTTTCTGATGAGCATCAGGAAATAAAAGAAGCGAAGCGACAAGGTTTATCTTTTTACAGATATCACGAATTTTTAGGGGAATGGCTTAAACAGTTTACCAGTATTGCTGTAACAGGCGCACATGGAAAGACATCAACTACTGGTCTGCTGGCACATGTTTTAAATGAAACTTATCCGATCTCTTACTTAATTGGCGATGGTACCGGAAAAGGGCATGTAGACAGCAGGTATTTTGCTTTCGAGGCGTGTGAATACCGCCGCCATTTTTTGCGGTATGAGCCTGATTATGCAATCATGACCAACATTGACTTTGATCATCCGGATTATTACACAAGTATTGATGATGTCTTTAAAGCATTTCAGTCAATGGCAGAGAAAGTGAAAAAAGGGATCATTGCCTGTGGTGATGATGAACAATTACAGAAAATCCAGGCAAAAGTTCCGGTTGTTTATTACGGATTTGCCGAAACAAATGATTTTCAGGCACAAAACGTAAGGGAAACAGACAACGGAACTGAATTTGATGTATTTGTACGTAACACGTTTTATGATACGTTCCAAATTCCAATGTATGGGGATCATAATATTCTTAATGCATTGTCTGTGATTGCGATTTGCCATTATGAAGATATGAAGGCTGATGATATCAAGGCACTCAGTACGTTCCAGGGCGTAAAGCGCCGATTTACGGAAAAGAAAATTGGTGATCAGATTTTAATTGATGATTATGCACATCATCCAAAAGAGATCACAGCAACTATTGATTCTGCGCGCAAAAAGTATCCGGGAAAATCCATAACTGCAATTTTCCAGCCGCATACATTTTCGAGAACGAAAACTTTTTTACAGGAATTTGCAGATAGTCTTTCCAATGCTGACAATGTCTATTTATGCGATATTTTCGGGTCTGCCCGTGAGGATAGCGGTAAGCTTACCATTCATGATTTACAGGAACGGATAGAAGGAAGCGCCATATTGGAATTGTCCAGTACGGAATTACTGCGCGAGAACGAAGATAGTGTGCTGATTTTTATGGGAGCAGGAGATATTCAGAAGTTTCAGCAGGCTTATGAAGAGCAACTTTCTCTGTCCGAAAATAACAGATTGAATGCGTAA
- a CDS encoding DUF948 domain-containing protein — protein sequence MESLLYIAAIIVAVAFAVLVVYLIITLKAAKQTMNNVGGTLDSLEKQMQGITSETSALLNKTNKLADDVNEKSTKLDGLFEGIKGIGETVKGVNGSLSKLSKSISNSASENQDQTSQVMQWGNKAVDYLKRKKNK from the coding sequence GTGGAGAGTTTGTTGTATATCGCAGCAATAATCGTTGCAGTGGCTTTTGCCGTACTTGTTGTTTATTTAATTATTACACTAAAAGCGGCAAAGCAAACGATGAATAATGTTGGAGGAACATTGGACAGCCTTGAAAAACAAATGCAGGGCATAACATCCGAAACATCTGCCTTGTTGAATAAAACCAATAAACTGGCTGACGATGTAAATGAAAAATCGACAAAATTAGATGGACTATTTGAAGGGATTAAAGGAATTGGCGAAACGGTTAAGGGTGTTAATGGTTCATTAAGCAAATTATCGAAGAGCATTTCCAATTCCGCTTCCGAAAATCAGGATCAAACATCACAGGTTATGCAATGGGGAAATAAGGCAGTCGATTATTTGAAAAGGAAGAAAAATAAATAA
- a CDS encoding nicotinate phosphoribosyltransferase encodes MKEIEQKLNGTIKRLTNKTFKFDDRIKEGWFSAVYFLKTKEMAEEKLPNNHVTMQFFQKSSNAVLCGTDEAIALVHTFAEQPETLEIHSLKDGDKISPYETVLTISGSYQQFGFLEGIIDGILARRTSVATNVYNVVKAASSSGKRKPIIFMGDRDDHYTQQAGDGYAAFIGGSTAQATHAMNEWWGKHGMGTMPHAMIQMFRGDVIAATEAYHEMFPEDDLVTLVDYNNDVITDSLKVAKAFGDDLKGVRIDTSRTLVDKYFLRNHHLMGTFDPRGVNPELVFALRKALDDDGFSHVNIVVTGGFNEKRIHEFEKLGVPVDMYGVGRSLLQINIGFTGDNVLLNGTREAKEGRMYRPNPLMERVEYCPQEK; translated from the coding sequence ATGAAAGAAATTGAGCAAAAGCTGAATGGTACGATTAAGCGGCTGACAAACAAAACATTTAAATTTGATGATCGTATTAAAGAGGGCTGGTTTTCAGCTGTATATTTTTTGAAAACAAAGGAGATGGCTGAGGAAAAACTTCCCAATAACCATGTTACGATGCAATTTTTCCAAAAAAGCAGCAATGCCGTATTATGCGGTACAGATGAAGCCATTGCTCTGGTACATACTTTTGCAGAACAGCCTGAAACACTTGAGATACATTCATTAAAAGATGGCGATAAAATCAGCCCTTATGAAACAGTTCTGACCATATCAGGATCGTATCAGCAATTCGGTTTTTTGGAAGGAATTATTGATGGTATTCTGGCCAGAAGAACATCGGTTGCAACGAATGTATATAATGTGGTAAAAGCGGCCAGTTCTTCAGGAAAACGAAAGCCAATTATTTTCATGGGTGATCGGGATGATCATTATACGCAGCAGGCTGGTGACGGGTATGCAGCTTTCATCGGCGGATCCACTGCACAGGCTACACATGCCATGAATGAATGGTGGGGCAAACATGGAATGGGAACGATGCCGCACGCAATGATTCAGATGTTCCGTGGAGACGTAATTGCCGCAACGGAGGCATATCATGAAATGTTCCCGGAAGATGATCTGGTAACGCTTGTTGATTATAATAATGATGTTATTACAGATTCATTAAAAGTAGCCAAAGCATTTGGAGATGACCTTAAAGGTGTCCGTATTGACACATCAAGAACATTGGTTGATAAGTATTTTTTGCGAAATCATCACTTAATGGGAACTTTCGACCCGCGTGGCGTTAATCCGGAACTGGTATTTGCATTAAGGAAAGCGCTGGATGATGATGGTTTTTCACATGTGAATATTGTTGTGACCGGCGGATTTAATGAGAAACGCATTCACGAGTTTGAAAAGTTGGGTGTGCCAGTTGATATGTATGGTGTCGGCAGAAGCCTTCTGCAAATAAATATCGGGTTCACAGGAGACAATGTGCTGCTCAACGGGACCCGTGAGGCAAAAGAAGGTCGTATGTACCGGCCAAATCCATTGATGGAACGTGTTGAATATTGCCCTCAGGAGAAATAA
- a CDS encoding YtxH domain-containing protein — translation MGESNINSKDFLIGTLIGGFVGAAAALLFAPKAGHELRGNLNDGATQLKGRAGTWKDAAYEKGSGLKDMAYEKGSNLKSKAADSKEKFTQKTQELTKNVQGKWNERKNQETAAEEAAEELADAIEEAAEEAEDNK, via the coding sequence ATGGGAGAGAGCAACATTAACAGTAAAGACTTTCTGATTGGAACGCTTATTGGCGGATTCGTTGGTGCAGCTGCGGCTTTATTATTTGCACCAAAAGCAGGTCATGAACTGCGGGGAAATCTGAATGATGGTGCAACACAGCTAAAAGGGCGTGCCGGTACATGGAAGGACGCCGCATATGAAAAGGGCTCCGGCTTGAAAGATATGGCATATGAAAAGGGCTCAAATCTAAAGTCAAAAGCTGCAGACTCAAAGGAAAAATTCACTCAAAAGACGCAGGAATTGACCAAAAATGTTCAGGGAAAATGGAATGAGCGGAAAAATCAGGAGACTGCCGCAGAGGAAGCAGCAGAAGAACTCGCAGATGCAATTGAAGAGGCGGCAGAAGAAGCAGAAGATAATAAATAA
- a CDS encoding DNA translocase FtsK, which yields MWDQFKKKINDFLFVEIEETEEVNEQPTRKIDHRNHQKDNIKAKITYQYPEKKPFRFPVIPDRPKQERTEDIPAYARKKERHISGTNYRKKERHFQETNARKEERQIPERYGRQRERHIPKTNTRKMERHIPESNIQKKEYRQPEKQRKKENDFYSKKPFEPTPVPSPIYGFHDRWKERENNPISSHQPEIQETENTQQAEAVTDTTNTYSEEMEDKTKPLQKPAVAEEHGTDEGVYPNTEYEADTSRALNQEAENEAAATQDITTVTENKEEEAPLKPVQKSKPAGKQHKIRPDRKKDRGKNTGQKPLPFNVMMSANDKRRHHERKIRRDPKPAAELKPKTIPYHLLNDPVNKTDQDQIWMREMQELLEKTLKHFNVRAKVVNTTQGPSVTRFEVQPEMGVKVSKVKNLSDDLKLNMAAKDIRIEAPIPGKNTIGIEIPNRNPQLVGLQEIFESDSFRHNNSHLTVGLGLSIEGSPLITDIQKMPHGLIAGATGSGKSVCINTILISLLYKASHKDVKFMLIDPKMVELAPYNGIPHLISPVITDVKAATAALKWAVNEMEERYDKFVTEGVRDVERYNKKMVSQNRIEEKLPYMVIVIDELADLMMVSPQDVEDAICRIAQKARACGIHLLLATQRPSVDVITGLIKANIPTRIAFSVSSQVDSRTIMDTNGAEKLLGKGDMLFVENGAGKSIRLQGAFVSDEEIERVTDFARNIAEPEYAFEQEQLLEQISHDDHEDELLQEAIGFVVRQNSASTSLLQRHFKIGYNRAARLMDSMESRGIIAQQNGSKPREVLISEAQIE from the coding sequence ATGTGGGATCAATTTAAAAAGAAAATTAATGACTTTCTTTTTGTTGAGATAGAAGAGACAGAAGAGGTAAATGAACAGCCAACAAGGAAAATTGATCACAGAAATCATCAAAAAGATAATATTAAGGCTAAGATAACGTATCAATACCCGGAAAAAAAACCATTCCGTTTTCCTGTAATACCTGACCGGCCAAAACAGGAGAGAACGGAAGATATTCCTGCTTATGCCCGAAAGAAAGAGCGGCATATTTCGGGAACAAATTACCGAAAGAAGGAACGACATTTTCAGGAAACAAATGCCCGGAAAGAGGAACGGCAAATTCCTGAAAGATACGGCCGGCAGAGGGAACGCCATATTCCAAAAACAAATACCAGAAAGATGGAAAGGCATATTCCGGAATCAAATATTCAAAAGAAGGAATATCGGCAACCGGAAAAACAAAGGAAAAAGGAAAATGATTTTTATTCCAAAAAACCGTTTGAGCCGACACCGGTTCCTTCACCAATCTATGGTTTTCATGATCGCTGGAAAGAAAGAGAGAACAATCCGATTTCGTCACACCAGCCTGAAATTCAAGAAACGGAAAATACACAGCAAGCGGAAGCAGTTACAGATACAACAAATACATATTCAGAGGAAATGGAAGATAAGACGAAACCATTGCAAAAACCAGCTGTGGCAGAAGAACATGGAACGGATGAGGGTGTTTATCCAAATACAGAGTATGAGGCAGATACAAGCCGGGCTTTGAACCAGGAAGCTGAAAATGAAGCGGCAGCCACCCAGGACATAACAACTGTTACAGAGAATAAAGAGGAAGAGGCTCCCTTAAAGCCCGTTCAAAAATCGAAGCCTGCGGGCAAGCAGCATAAAATACGTCCTGATCGAAAAAAGGATAGGGGAAAAAATACGGGTCAGAAGCCTTTACCTTTTAATGTGATGATGTCAGCCAATGATAAACGCAGGCACCATGAGCGAAAAATAAGACGTGATCCAAAGCCCGCAGCTGAATTGAAACCTAAAACAATACCATATCATTTATTGAATGACCCAGTGAATAAGACGGATCAGGATCAGATATGGATGAGAGAAATGCAGGAGTTACTGGAAAAAACGCTAAAACATTTTAATGTTCGTGCCAAGGTGGTAAACACTACACAGGGCCCATCTGTTACACGATTTGAAGTACAGCCTGAAATGGGTGTCAAAGTAAGCAAGGTAAAAAATCTCAGTGATGACCTGAAATTGAACATGGCTGCTAAAGACATACGTATCGAAGCGCCGATACCAGGAAAAAATACTATAGGCATTGAGATTCCAAACCGGAACCCGCAACTTGTCGGACTACAGGAGATTTTCGAAAGCGACAGTTTCCGGCACAATAATTCTCACCTTACTGTCGGACTTGGGCTGAGTATTGAAGGAAGTCCGCTCATTACTGATATCCAGAAGATGCCGCATGGGTTGATCGCCGGTGCAACAGGCTCTGGTAAAAGTGTTTGCATCAATACGATTTTAATCAGTCTGCTATACAAAGCGAGCCACAAAGATGTTAAGTTTATGCTGATTGATCCAAAAATGGTTGAATTGGCACCATACAATGGTATTCCGCATCTTATATCACCGGTTATTACAGATGTGAAGGCAGCAACAGCGGCATTAAAATGGGCAGTTAATGAAATGGAAGAAAGATATGATAAATTTGTAACGGAAGGCGTTCGGGATGTAGAACGATACAACAAGAAAATGGTCAGTCAAAACCGGATAGAAGAAAAACTTCCTTATATGGTTATCGTTATTGATGAACTGGCAGATTTGATGATGGTGTCACCACAGGACGTGGAGGATGCAATTTGCCGGATTGCTCAAAAAGCACGTGCTTGCGGAATCCATCTTTTGCTTGCGACACAGCGGCCATCGGTGGATGTTATTACCGGATTGATTAAAGCCAATATCCCGACACGAATTGCGTTTAGTGTGTCCTCTCAGGTGGATTCAAGGACGATAATGGATACAAACGGTGCAGAGAAATTGCTCGGAAAAGGTGACATGCTGTTTGTGGAAAATGGTGCTGGAAAGAGTATACGACTGCAGGGAGCATTTGTTTCCGACGAAGAGATTGAACGGGTAACTGATTTTGCACGGAATATTGCTGAACCGGAATACGCTTTTGAACAGGAGCAGTTACTGGAACAGATTTCTCATGATGATCACGAAGATGAGTTGCTGCAGGAGGCAATCGGGTTCGTTGTCAGACAGAACAGTGCAAGTACATCACTGCTGCAGCGGCATTTTAAAATTGGTTACAATCGGGCAGCGCGTCTGATGGATTCTATGGAGTCAAGAGGTATTATTGCACAACAAAACGGCAGTAAACCTCGTGAAGTACTGATTTCCGAAGCGCAAATTGAATAG